One Gemmatimonadota bacterium genomic region harbors:
- a CDS encoding sulfatase, with protein sequence MSASADRESRPVLAPLVRRAIAVASLASLVQLAFVYRKVQVKGTFAWASRDIYWMSPLANIALLVGLVLVLWMAGAWMRRCRTSAVVDTAVGAVGGLAALLVVGGLSEWAVLLLAIGVGVQWGRMREGQLRRVRDWVTMAGVAIGVACVVGGLLERATRSRRAGDAVAAVPDGPNVLLIIWDTVRAANLGAYGYGRATTPELDQLAKSGATWNWAMAPAPWTLPSHCSMFTGRHPGEHSCRWDDPLRGAPETVAAVFRRQGWRTGGFVANPFYTTHETGLQHGFDVWEDFRLTPRQLFLSSTLMQTAIARDLLMGDGWAGRTRAVRQLKLRGDPKPLSDRKLATHVTDQFLAWQGRDTRPFFAVLNLFDAHDPYDPPAPWATRFSAQPDRVALYDGGIAYMDDELGRLVKTLEERGILDNTIVVVTSDHGEMFGEHDLGNHGHALYMPLLHVPLVVRYPARLAAGARSEATVGLRDLAATLLDLAGIGATPGIEGRSFVATAGAGRDTTLGGNLALAETEQSKLFWTSGPARHGAMHSLIDDAYHYIRDGKGREELYRYREDRPEANDLAASDSSRTAWYRARLGTISRQLVR encoded by the coding sequence ATGAGCGCGAGCGCCGATCGGGAGTCCCGGCCGGTGCTCGCGCCGCTGGTGCGGCGCGCGATCGCGGTCGCGTCGCTCGCGTCCCTCGTGCAACTGGCCTTCGTATACCGGAAGGTCCAGGTGAAGGGGACGTTCGCGTGGGCGTCCCGGGACATCTACTGGATGTCGCCCCTGGCCAACATCGCCCTGCTCGTCGGCCTCGTCCTTGTGCTCTGGATGGCAGGGGCCTGGATGCGGCGATGCCGGACATCGGCAGTGGTGGACACGGCCGTGGGGGCGGTGGGCGGGCTGGCCGCGCTGCTCGTGGTTGGGGGATTGTCTGAATGGGCGGTGCTCCTCCTGGCCATCGGCGTCGGCGTGCAGTGGGGCCGCATGCGCGAGGGGCAGCTCCGGAGGGTGCGCGATTGGGTCACCATGGCCGGCGTCGCGATTGGCGTGGCGTGCGTGGTTGGGGGGCTCCTCGAGCGGGCGACCCGATCGCGGCGGGCCGGGGACGCGGTGGCTGCGGTTCCCGACGGCCCCAACGTCCTGCTCATCATCTGGGACACGGTGCGGGCCGCGAACCTGGGCGCCTACGGCTACGGGCGTGCCACCACCCCCGAACTTGACCAACTGGCGAAAAGCGGTGCGACCTGGAATTGGGCCATGGCACCGGCGCCGTGGACGCTCCCGTCCCACTGTTCGATGTTCACCGGTCGACACCCGGGGGAGCACAGTTGCCGCTGGGATGATCCCCTACGCGGGGCGCCCGAGACGGTGGCCGCCGTCTTCCGGCGGCAGGGCTGGCGCACGGGAGGGTTTGTCGCGAACCCCTTCTACACGACACACGAAACCGGGCTGCAACACGGGTTCGATGTCTGGGAGGACTTTCGCCTGACCCCGCGCCAGCTCTTCCTCTCCTCCACGCTCATGCAGACGGCGATCGCGCGGGACCTGCTGATGGGTGACGGGTGGGCCGGGCGGACGCGAGCCGTGCGTCAGCTCAAGCTTCGCGGGGATCCCAAGCCGCTGTCCGACCGCAAGCTGGCGACGCACGTCACCGATCAGTTCCTCGCCTGGCAGGGGCGCGACACCCGACCCTTTTTCGCAGTCCTCAACCTTTTCGACGCGCACGATCCCTACGATCCCCCGGCGCCGTGGGCGACACGCTTCAGCGCTCAGCCCGACCGGGTCGCGCTGTACGATGGCGGGATCGCCTATATGGATGACGAGCTGGGGCGGCTCGTCAAGACCCTCGAGGAACGGGGGATCCTGGACAACACCATCGTCGTCGTGACCTCCGACCATGGCGAGATGTTCGGTGAGCATGACCTGGGGAACCACGGCCATGCCCTGTACATGCCGCTGCTCCATGTGCCCCTGGTCGTTCGATATCCGGCGCGCTTGGCGGCCGGGGCGCGGAGCGAGGCGACGGTGGGGCTGCGCGATCTGGCGGCGACCTTGCTGGACCTGGCCGGAATTGGCGCGACACCGGGGATCGAGGGCCGGTCGTTCGTCGCGACGGCCGGCGCTGGGCGCGATACGACACTTGGTGGCAACCTCGCGCTCGCCGAAACCGAGCAGTCCAAGCTGTTCTGGACGAGTGGTCCGGCACGTCATGGCGCTATGCACAGCCTGATCGACGACGCGTACCACTACATCCGCGACGGGAAGGGTCGGGAAGAGCTCTACCGCTACCGGGAGGATCGGCCCGAGGCGAACGACCTCGCCGCCAGCGACTCCTCGCGTACCGCCTGGTACCGCGCCAGGTTGGGCACCATCAGTCGGCAACTGGTCCGTTAG
- a CDS encoding glycosyltransferase family 39 protein: MPSRETVAGRVTAMEWLLLVGAVVVGALLRGWQADTLALTHFDEGVYAFSGYGIATGRDPALFPDQIKFSPPVYFTLVAAANLLGVTPELAPFAVSIVVGVLTIPVLWWLVRGWFGAISATAATWFLAMNEFHVLMSRTALTDVTFALVFLLALGAVRFALERGTMRAAVLAGIPVGLAWHTKYHGWFALVIAAMVIGGQWRLQGRGWPATRNALVRWLVMSVVALACYLPWMAFIQSQPGSSAGWVSYFATMLRLDWFGNFWQQVQQQGYLEGPWTRASAVAALVAAQLVAMGQSRSLAPWVPMGAAGIALLVGGAAVPVVLMGAALAIHWRRGMTTAAWVLTALVVLWVVMAPVYHPYFRLLLPLAVTWFALGGAGVEALARPTHRPWPSLAVAAVALGLVGVLSPRMPDPSSPWRASRGLVEAAEQLSDRVPVGEPISVMGEPALAFYLHRRGHPAWERGTLEALDTLATPRYLVTGIYQRRAPLIQKRFEERADQLELLARFPAGLPSDLRLLDNFLPDSARVWMTHPDTTYDLLLYRFTPRGARRP; the protein is encoded by the coding sequence GTGCCATCCCGTGAGACTGTTGCGGGTCGCGTCACGGCCATGGAGTGGCTCCTGCTCGTCGGCGCCGTCGTCGTGGGGGCGCTGCTGCGAGGATGGCAGGCGGACACCCTCGCGCTGACGCACTTTGACGAAGGGGTGTACGCCTTCTCGGGGTACGGCATCGCCACGGGACGCGATCCGGCCCTCTTCCCCGACCAGATCAAGTTCTCGCCACCCGTCTACTTCACGCTCGTGGCGGCGGCGAACCTCCTGGGCGTCACGCCTGAGCTTGCGCCGTTCGCGGTGAGCATCGTGGTCGGCGTGTTGACCATCCCGGTGCTCTGGTGGCTGGTGCGCGGGTGGTTCGGAGCCATTTCCGCGACGGCGGCGACCTGGTTTCTCGCGATGAATGAGTTCCACGTCCTCATGTCGCGCACCGCCCTCACGGACGTGACCTTCGCGCTCGTGTTTCTCCTCGCGTTAGGCGCGGTGCGTTTCGCCCTGGAGCGCGGGACGATGCGCGCAGCGGTCCTCGCGGGGATCCCCGTGGGCCTGGCCTGGCACACCAAGTATCACGGGTGGTTTGCGCTGGTGATCGCCGCCATGGTGATTGGGGGACAGTGGCGCCTGCAGGGCCGGGGATGGCCCGCGACGCGCAACGCCCTCGTGCGGTGGCTGGTGATGTCGGTCGTCGCCCTCGCCTGCTACCTCCCCTGGATGGCCTTCATCCAGTCGCAGCCGGGATCCAGCGCGGGGTGGGTGTCCTATTTTGCCACCATGCTGCGGCTGGATTGGTTCGGCAACTTCTGGCAGCAGGTGCAGCAGCAAGGGTACCTGGAGGGGCCGTGGACGCGGGCTTCGGCCGTGGCCGCCCTCGTCGCGGCCCAACTCGTGGCCATGGGGCAGTCGCGGTCCCTCGCGCCCTGGGTCCCGATGGGTGCGGCCGGCATTGCGTTGTTGGTTGGTGGGGCGGCCGTGCCGGTGGTGTTGATGGGCGCCGCCCTGGCGATCCACTGGCGGCGGGGGATGACCACGGCCGCCTGGGTGCTCACGGCCCTCGTGGTCCTGTGGGTTGTCATGGCCCCGGTGTATCACCCGTACTTCCGCTTGCTCCTCCCGCTGGCGGTCACCTGGTTTGCGTTAGGCGGTGCTGGGGTCGAGGCGCTGGCACGCCCCACGCATCGACCATGGCCCAGTCTCGCGGTCGCCGCGGTGGCGCTTGGGCTGGTGGGCGTCCTCTCGCCGCGCATGCCGGATCCGTCGAGCCCCTGGCGGGCGTCGCGCGGGCTCGTCGAGGCGGCGGAGCAGCTCAGCGATCGAGTCCCGGTGGGGGAGCCGATCAGCGTGATGGGCGAGCCTGCGCTGGCCTTCTACCTCCATCGTCGCGGTCACCCGGCCTGGGAACGGGGCACGCTGGAGGCACTCGATACGCTGGCCACGCCACGCTACCTGGTGACGGGCATTTATCAACGCCGGGCGCCGCTCATCCAGAAGCGCTTTGAGGAGCGCGCCGACCAGCTGGAGTTGCTGGCGCGCTTCCCGGCCGGTCTGCCATCAGACTTGCGACTCCTGGACAACTTCCTGCCAGACAGCGCCCGGGTCTGGATGACCCATCCCGACACGACCTACGACCTGCTGTTGTACCGGTTCACCCCACGCGGCGCGAGGCGTCCCTGA
- a CDS encoding sulfatase, translating into MTERGSTRWWTPMVAAVVLGMITGAAHVLLTWGRGALLDRFTWTSRDLAWMSPVGHVAMFAAPAVVLAVVWLLGWGRNSPFVYLVVPCVLATTSLALHATGLHPYAVAALGLGGGVQLARWAVMGPTAARWGRRLALVGVGVCAALSWLATRRPGNGGGSAAGAPNVLVLVWDTVRAASTSLHGYTRPTTPTLDAMAREGLTFGLAISPSSWTLPSHGAMFTGQPAARLSSSWRRPLDATYPTIAEALGQAGYRTGAFVGNLFYTHHESGVDRGFATLRDFRRSPKQLFWSTALGQTRLATRLAWGRGLGDWWAALKDFELRLKAEPFSDRRRADEITSEFLAWQAESSAPFFAFLNLYDAHDPYEPPAGYDTLFARPQSRQDAYDAGIRYMDDQLRRVLDALQQTGVLDRTLVIVTSDHGEQWGEHGLHNHGNSLYLPAVHVPLVMRWPGQLPAGRILGPVSLTDLAATIAAAARLPEGTFPGQPLHQGGRGLVVTETEALDPSARAKSPAEHGALAALFQDSLQYFRNGDTTYQLFDIRRDPGQLNDLIATPAGCRVAVELDAHLRGVAALPATPPFTATRCLGMGGTP; encoded by the coding sequence GTGACTGAACGCGGTTCGACACGTTGGTGGACGCCGATGGTTGCGGCGGTCGTCCTTGGGATGATCACGGGGGCCGCCCATGTCCTCCTGACGTGGGGTCGCGGCGCCCTCCTTGATCGGTTCACGTGGACCAGTCGCGACCTGGCGTGGATGTCACCCGTGGGCCATGTCGCCATGTTCGCGGCGCCCGCGGTGGTGCTGGCCGTCGTGTGGTTGCTCGGATGGGGGCGCAATTCCCCGTTTGTCTACCTGGTGGTGCCTTGTGTGCTTGCGACCACCAGTCTCGCGTTGCATGCGACGGGCCTTCACCCGTACGCGGTGGCGGCGTTGGGGCTCGGTGGTGGGGTGCAGCTGGCCCGGTGGGCGGTGATGGGCCCCACAGCGGCGCGCTGGGGACGTCGGCTGGCCCTGGTCGGCGTCGGTGTCTGTGCGGCCCTCTCGTGGCTCGCCACGCGGCGGCCGGGCAATGGGGGAGGGTCGGCGGCCGGGGCGCCGAACGTGCTGGTTCTCGTGTGGGATACCGTGCGAGCGGCGAGCACGTCGCTGCATGGCTACACCCGGCCCACCACGCCCACCCTGGACGCGATGGCGCGCGAGGGGCTCACCTTTGGGCTTGCGATCAGCCCGTCCTCGTGGACGCTGCCGTCCCACGGCGCGATGTTCACTGGTCAACCGGCCGCCCGCCTGTCATCGAGCTGGCGGCGTCCCCTCGACGCGACGTACCCAACGATCGCTGAGGCCCTCGGCCAGGCGGGATACCGCACCGGGGCGTTTGTCGGGAACCTCTTCTACACGCACCACGAATCAGGCGTGGATCGTGGTTTCGCCACGTTGCGCGATTTTCGTCGATCGCCAAAACAGCTCTTCTGGTCGACGGCGCTCGGCCAGACGCGCCTCGCCACGCGGCTCGCTTGGGGCCGGGGCCTCGGGGACTGGTGGGCGGCCCTGAAGGACTTTGAGCTCCGTCTCAAGGCCGAGCCGTTCAGCGACCGACGACGCGCCGACGAGATCACGTCGGAGTTCCTCGCGTGGCAGGCGGAGTCCTCCGCGCCGTTCTTCGCCTTTCTTAACCTGTACGACGCGCATGACCCCTATGAGCCTCCCGCAGGGTACGACACCCTGTTTGCACGCCCGCAATCGCGGCAGGACGCGTACGATGCCGGCATTCGGTACATGGACGACCAGCTGCGCCGCGTGCTCGACGCCTTGCAGCAAACGGGCGTCCTGGACCGCACCCTGGTCATCGTGACCTCGGACCATGGCGAGCAGTGGGGCGAACATGGCCTGCACAACCACGGCAACTCACTGTACCTCCCGGCCGTGCATGTGCCACTGGTCATGCGCTGGCCAGGCCAGCTCCCTGCGGGTCGCATCCTGGGGCCGGTGTCACTGACGGACCTGGCCGCCACGATTGCCGCAGCCGCACGACTACCCGAAGGTACCTTTCCCGGCCAGCCCTTACATCAGGGAGGGCGGGGCCTCGTGGTGACCGAGACGGAAGCGCTGGACCCATCGGCGCGGGCGAAGTCGCCTGCCGAACATGGCGCCCTCGCGGCGCTCTTTCAGGATTCCCTGCAGTACTTCCGGAATGGGGACACCACGTACCAGCTGTTCGATATTCGTCGTGACCCCGGGCAGCTCAATGACCTGATCGCCACCCCGGCGGGATGTCGAGTGGCCGTGGAGCTCGATGCGCACCTGCGGGGGGTGGCCGCCCTGCCCGCCACGCCCCCATTTACCGCCACGCGCTGCCTGGGCATGGGAGGGACGCCGTGA
- a CDS encoding sulfatase yields MTHRQWWGGMATLAVALAIIAGGLQDVVGAARHVLGGDFIWLSRDYVWMTPLANVLLFLAAAIPLGVLGSSWSGARTLPLAAGVFATLGALTLTLLIPGLHHLASLAVAIGIGSRMGGWIGRDPRPRIRTLARVASGVAAIILVVAIGREGWQRRQVGTSIASLGAARPQAPNVLVIILDTVRAASMSFLGYSRETTPRLAAFAAEGAVFEQAWSTAPWTLPSHAGMFTGRYPSQLSTNWRDPLDGSVPTLAEALLARGYRTAGFAANHFYTSYESGLTRGFLEYADYRRTPKQVLLSSTLTQTNLFWALLHGNGVLPRLRDLVRLDLRLQTMWTSDRKLASHVTEEFLTWQAATAGRPFLAFLNMYDAHLPYDPPAGFAERFAAEPSELDRYDGGIAYMDEALGAMFDTLRARGVLDNTLVIISSDHGEGFGEHGLHGHGNSLYRPELHVPLVVRFPPRVPGGLRVSEPVTLRDLSATALDVAGPSSSAPSLPGTSWLSVIEGGQGSAVVSEVSAGVNTEPHHPVSRGAMRSLVTDSLHYIRNGDGVEEVYRWREDPGESADRARDAGALGWITSLRDLVARALR; encoded by the coding sequence GTGACACACCGGCAGTGGTGGGGCGGAATGGCGACACTGGCCGTCGCCCTGGCGATCATCGCCGGTGGCCTGCAGGACGTCGTTGGAGCGGCGCGGCATGTCCTTGGCGGCGACTTCATCTGGCTAAGCCGCGACTACGTGTGGATGACTCCCCTGGCCAACGTGCTGCTCTTCCTGGCGGCGGCGATCCCGCTCGGGGTGCTCGGCAGCTCGTGGTCCGGGGCGCGGACGCTTCCCCTGGCGGCCGGCGTGTTTGCAACCCTTGGCGCGCTCACGCTGACGTTGCTGATCCCCGGATTGCATCACCTTGCCTCGCTGGCGGTCGCGATCGGGATCGGGAGTCGCATGGGCGGGTGGATCGGGCGGGATCCCCGGCCACGGATCCGGACCCTCGCCCGGGTGGCGTCGGGCGTCGCCGCGATCATTCTCGTGGTCGCCATCGGTCGCGAGGGGTGGCAACGGCGGCAGGTGGGGACAAGCATTGCGTCACTAGGTGCCGCGCGCCCGCAGGCGCCGAATGTCCTCGTGATCATCCTGGACACGGTCCGCGCGGCCTCGATGTCGTTCCTGGGGTATAGTCGAGAAACGACGCCGCGGCTCGCGGCCTTCGCCGCCGAAGGGGCGGTCTTTGAGCAGGCCTGGAGCACCGCACCGTGGACCCTCCCGTCGCATGCCGGCATGTTCACCGGCCGGTATCCGAGCCAGCTCTCGACCAACTGGCGTGACCCCCTCGATGGATCGGTGCCGACCCTCGCCGAAGCCCTCCTGGCGCGAGGGTATCGCACCGCAGGATTCGCCGCGAACCACTTCTACACGAGTTACGAGTCCGGGCTGACGCGCGGATTCCTCGAGTACGCGGACTATCGCCGCACGCCCAAACAAGTGCTGCTCAGCAGCACACTGACCCAGACGAACCTGTTTTGGGCCCTGTTGCATGGCAACGGCGTGTTGCCCAGGCTGCGCGACCTCGTGCGTCTTGACCTACGGCTCCAGACCATGTGGACGAGCGATCGCAAGCTCGCGTCGCACGTGACGGAGGAGTTCCTGACGTGGCAGGCTGCGACCGCGGGGCGGCCGTTCCTCGCCTTCCTTAACATGTACGACGCGCACCTGCCTTACGATCCACCCGCCGGGTTCGCCGAGCGATTCGCGGCCGAGCCGTCCGAGCTGGACCGGTACGATGGCGGGATTGCCTACATGGATGAGGCACTCGGCGCGATGTTCGACACCCTGCGGGCGCGCGGGGTGCTCGACAACACGCTGGTGATCATCTCGTCAGATCATGGCGAGGGATTCGGGGAGCATGGGCTCCATGGTCATGGCAATTCGCTGTATCGCCCCGAATTGCATGTGCCACTGGTCGTGCGCTTTCCTCCGCGCGTGCCCGGCGGGCTTCGCGTCTCGGAACCTGTGACCCTGCGCGACCTGTCCGCGACCGCGCTGGACGTTGCCGGACCTTCCTCGAGTGCGCCGAGCCTCCCCGGCACCTCCTGGCTATCGGTCATCGAGGGTGGCCAGGGGTCAGCGGTCGTGTCCGAGGTCTCTGCCGGGGTGAACACTGAACCACATCACCCGGTGTCTCGCGGGGCGATGCGATCGCTCGTGACCGACTCCCTGCACTACATTCGCAATGGCGATGGGGTCGAGGAGGTGTACCGCTGGCGCGAGGATCCGGGCGAATCCGCTGACCGCGCCCGCGACGCGGGGGCACTCGGGTGGATCACGAGCCTCCGCGACCTCGTGGCCCGCGCGCTGCGTTAG
- a CDS encoding methyltransferase domain-containing protein yields MAYHLDWIELVCPYCKGELNQGPARAGHVDHILTCHPCGRAFDVVCGIPDLRVAADPYISIEGDVIKGRMLESTSEASDLEAMARTYYHITPETPPRDVALNLTRLRHAVERAAATLSSLEASLGHVTGARLLEVGCGTAPMLIATADRFPYRVGVDVSFRWLVMAKRRLADHGLRLPLVAACGEALPFRAGVVDTVLMDSYLEITADQEAALGEAARVLEAEGRLVVSTPNRWSAGPDPHIGIPAGGLLPAAVVNTIAKQRMARPPLRRLLTAVGLRRALQRAGFEATTVELARVSDAQLATVGPLGQWMGRAFNRWCAVPGVRSFLRVIGPILHASARRA; encoded by the coding sequence ATGGCCTATCACCTGGACTGGATCGAACTCGTCTGCCCCTACTGCAAAGGGGAGCTCAACCAGGGCCCCGCGCGGGCCGGGCACGTCGACCACATCCTGACTTGTCACCCCTGTGGCCGTGCCTTTGATGTGGTCTGTGGAATCCCGGACCTGAGGGTTGCGGCCGACCCCTACATCTCGATCGAGGGAGATGTCATCAAGGGGCGCATGTTGGAGTCCACGAGTGAGGCGAGCGACCTCGAGGCGATGGCACGCACCTACTACCACATCACGCCGGAAACTCCGCCGCGGGATGTGGCGCTCAACCTGACGCGGTTGCGACACGCCGTGGAGCGTGCCGCCGCCACCCTGTCATCGCTCGAGGCCTCGCTCGGCCACGTGACGGGCGCGCGCCTGCTCGAGGTGGGGTGCGGCACGGCCCCCATGCTGATCGCCACTGCGGACCGGTTTCCCTATCGGGTCGGGGTCGATGTCTCGTTTCGTTGGCTGGTGATGGCCAAGCGACGGCTCGCCGACCATGGCCTGCGCCTTCCGCTGGTGGCGGCATGTGGCGAGGCACTACCATTTCGCGCCGGCGTGGTGGATACCGTCCTGATGGACTCGTACCTGGAGATCACGGCGGACCAGGAGGCCGCGTTGGGCGAAGCCGCGCGCGTCCTGGAAGCCGAGGGACGATTGGTCGTCTCCACGCCGAATCGCTGGAGCGCCGGGCCGGACCCGCACATTGGCATTCCGGCCGGTGGACTCTTGCCCGCTGCTGTGGTCAACACGATTGCCAAGCAGCGGATGGCCCGCCCACCCCTGCGCCGATTGCTCACGGCCGTCGGCCTCCGCCGGGCCTTGCAGCGCGCCGGATTCGAGGCCACAACCGTTGAGCTGGCACGCGTGTCCGACGCCCAGCTCGCCACCGTCGGCCCGTTGGGCCAATGGATGGGGCGCGCCTTCAACCGGTGGTGCGCCGTCCCCGGCGTGCGGTCCTTCCTCCGGGTGATCGGGCCCATCCTCCACGCGAGCGCGCGACGGGCGTGA
- a CDS encoding sulfatase, giving the protein MNREGTPKARGTLSATTLWWLVATGGLISAAWFSARALTKVLLLGGFGAVSRDVLWMSPLAHLILFGLAGVVVYGLTRVLPATMRLQAGVSLVAALALHAVLLPWTQLGIYSAVLLALGGGVALARRLVRSGEAELVVGLKRVSLSLAAAFVGALLLQGGWSVMQAPARSAPGEGPNVLFIVLDTFRANTMSAYGSRERLTPTLDSLAAEGTRFDWAISNAGWTLPAHATLFTGRYRQHLSVSFERRLDTRDRVLAEAFAGEGYETAGFVGNLHYTTWESGLARGFHYFEDYPRSLEMLAKNTLHGQTVMAEEVLRATTPSRLWRAVRRKRLMVQPKPEGPPVQAEEITNRFLRWHARRDGGRPYFAFLNYFDAHRPYPAPAPYPRSTADEDTTAAGYARDVQYMDRHIGRLLRDLQGRESLDSTIIMVVADHGEQFGEHGLYGHANSVYTPLVRVPLFVVWPGRIPSGSVGDVVSLRDVPATLADLAGLGAGTFPGVSLAGFWRDSVAHGSPAIAQHLPGSGRDPSVPASEQGMSAVFTADWQYVRTMRRALAEAFHYRTDPLDLENLAGTDSAHAGHAAAWDEYREALAADTAHTPIPDGRD; this is encoded by the coding sequence ATGAACAGAGAAGGAACGCCCAAGGCACGCGGGACTCTCTCTGCGACGACCCTCTGGTGGTTGGTCGCAACCGGGGGACTGATCTCCGCGGCATGGTTCTCAGCCCGCGCCCTGACAAAGGTGCTGCTCCTCGGTGGGTTCGGGGCGGTGTCCCGCGATGTCCTCTGGATGTCCCCACTCGCGCATCTCATCCTGTTTGGCCTGGCGGGGGTGGTGGTGTATGGCCTCACGAGGGTGTTGCCCGCGACGATGCGCCTGCAAGCCGGTGTGAGCCTGGTCGCAGCGCTTGCCTTGCACGCCGTTCTCCTGCCCTGGACACAGCTTGGCATCTACTCGGCCGTCCTGCTGGCCCTGGGCGGCGGTGTCGCCCTCGCGCGCCGGTTGGTACGGTCCGGTGAAGCAGAGTTGGTGGTCGGGCTGAAGCGTGTATCCCTCAGTCTCGCCGCCGCCTTCGTTGGCGCACTCCTGCTCCAGGGGGGCTGGTCCGTGATGCAGGCTCCGGCCCGCTCTGCGCCGGGCGAGGGGCCCAACGTCCTATTCATCGTGCTCGACACCTTTCGCGCGAACACCATGTCTGCGTATGGCTCCCGTGAGCGCCTAACGCCGACGCTGGATTCCCTGGCGGCGGAAGGGACAAGATTCGACTGGGCCATCTCGAACGCGGGCTGGACGCTGCCGGCGCACGCCACACTGTTCACCGGCCGGTATCGGCAACACCTCAGCGTCTCCTTCGAGCGGCGGCTCGATACGCGCGATCGTGTCCTCGCGGAGGCGTTTGCAGGCGAAGGGTACGAGACCGCGGGTTTCGTTGGAAATCTGCACTACACCACGTGGGAGTCGGGGCTCGCCCGGGGCTTCCACTACTTCGAGGACTATCCCCGGTCCCTGGAGATGTTGGCCAAGAATACCCTGCACGGGCAGACGGTGATGGCCGAGGAGGTGTTGCGCGCGACCACCCCCTCCCGGTTGTGGCGCGCCGTGCGACGCAAGCGGCTGATGGTGCAGCCCAAGCCGGAAGGCCCACCGGTGCAGGCCGAGGAGATTACCAACCGGTTCCTGCGCTGGCATGCACGTCGCGATGGCGGTCGGCCGTACTTTGCCTTCCTGAACTATTTCGACGCGCACCGACCCTACCCGGCGCCTGCACCGTATCCCCGGAGCACTGCAGACGAGGATACGACCGCGGCGGGCTACGCGCGCGACGTGCAATACATGGACAGGCACATCGGTCGGTTGCTCCGCGACCTGCAAGGGCGAGAGTCGCTCGACTCGACCATCATCATGGTGGTCGCGGACCATGGCGAGCAGTTTGGTGAGCACGGGCTGTACGGTCACGCCAACTCGGTGTACACGCCCCTGGTGCGCGTGCCGCTGTTCGTGGTATGGCCGGGCCGGATCCCGAGCGGTTCAGTAGGCGACGTGGTCTCGCTGCGGGATGTGCCGGCCACCCTGGCTGACCTGGCGGGGCTCGGTGCCGGGACCTTTCCCGGCGTGAGTCTCGCCGGATTCTGGCGGGACAGCGTTGCGCATGGCAGCCCGGCGATTGCTCAACACCTCCCAGGTTCGGGTCGCGACCCATCGGTGCCGGCGTCCGAGCAAGGCATGAGTGCAGTATTCACGGCGGATTGGCAGTACGTGCGTACCATGCGCCGTGCCCTCGCGGAGGCGTTCCACTACCGCACGGACCCGCTGGATCTGGAGAACCTGGCGGGGACCGACAGCGCTCACGCAGGACACGCGGCCGCCTGGGACGAGTATCGCGAGGCACTGGCCGCGGATACCGCACACACGCCGATCCCGGACGGCCGTGACTGA